The genomic stretch CCGCCGCCCGATCCGCCCAGCGTGAAGGAGGGCCGGATAACTACCGGGAAGCCTATCTTGCTTGCGAATTCGAGCCCGTCCTTCAGATTGTTCACCAGCGCCGAGCGCGGCATATCCAGGCCGATGCGCGTCATCGCATCCTTGAAGAGCAGACGGTCTTCGGCCTTCTTGATCGCCTCCAGCTTGGCGCCGATCAACTCCACGCCATACTTGTCGAGGATGCCTGCGTCGGCCAGATCCACGGCGAGATTCAGCGCCGTTTGCCCACCCACGGTCGGCAGCAGAGCAAAGACTCCGGTGCGCCCCTCATCCTTGAGCATCTGCGTTTCCACGCGGATGATCTCTTCGACGTACTCCTTGGTCAGCGGCTCGATATAGGTGCGATCGGCGAGCTCGGGATCGGTCATGATGGTCGCTGGATTGGAGTTCACCAGCACGACCTCATACCCCTCTGCCTTCAGCGCCTTGCACGCCTGTGTCCCGGAGTAGTCGAACTCCGCCGACTGCCCAATCACGATCGGCCCTGAGCCGATGACCAGAATCTTCGTTATGTCGTTTCTACGTGGCATATCTACGTCCCAAATCCTTGTTGGTTACTGCGGCCAGCAAAATTATTCGGATCTTCAGTCGCGGCCTGGAACGCGGCGCGGCTTTCCTTCGCCCCCGCACAGATTCTTCCACGCCTGTACGCACCGCTCTGTAGCGCGCATACCTGCGTCTTAGAAAAAAGGAATGCTGTGAGAAAAATCGGGGTGGCGAAAAGTAAGCCCGCGTGGGTCACTTCTTCCACTCCTCCATCATCTTGCGGAAGTCATGAAACAGGTAATTGGAATCGTGCGGCCCAGGGCTTGCTTCCGGGTGGTACTGCACGCTGAACAGCGGCAGCGACTTGTGCCGCAAACCTTCCAGCGTATTGTCGTTGAGGTCTACATGCGTCAATTCCACTTCGCTCTGGTTGATGGAGTCAGGATCTACCGCGAAGTTGTGGTTGTGCGCTGTGATCTCCACCTTGCCACTCGGAACGTGCTGCACTGGATGATTTCCGCCGTGGTGTCCAAACTTCAGCTTGTACGTCTTGCCGCCCAGCGCTAGCCCGATCAGTTGATGCCCCAGGCAGATTCCGAAGATGGGCTTCTTCCCTGCCAGCCTGCGGATGCTCTCTTGCGCGTAGGTCACCGGCTCAGGATCTCCCGGCCCGTTGGACAGGAAGATGCCATCCGGATTCAGCGCCAGCACATCCTCGGGAGAAGTCTGCGCGGGAACCACCGTCACGCGACAGCCCTCACGTGTCAGCATGCGCAGGATGTTGTACTTGATGCCGAAATCGTAGGCGACAACGTGCAGTTCCGGCCGTTCGTCCTTTGCCGCGGATACAACGGAGCCGCGGTTGGCGTCCTGGCTGGAATCATGGTTGCGAGGATCCGTCGGGGTCCAGTCATAACTGGCCTTTGTCGTCACCACTTTAGCCAGATCGGTCCCATCCATCTTGCGAATGGCCCGAGCCTTGGCGACCAGTGCGTCGCTGTCAACCGTGGCGCCGTCCTCAAAGGTGGCAATCACCCCGCGCATGACACCATAGGTACGCAGATGCCGCACCAGGGCACGAGTATCGATCTCGCTGATAATGGGAATCTTAGAGCGCTCAAGATATTCGTCGGCGACCAGCTCCGAGCGCCAGTTGGAGCTGATAGGAGAGAACTCGCGCGTGACGAGTCCTTCAATAAAGGGTCGAGCCGCTTCGTTGTCTGCGGAATTGGTGCCGTAGTTACCGATTTGAGGGTTGGTCAGAACAACAATCTGCCCGGCATAGGATGGATCGGTGAAGATTTCCTGGTAGCCGGTCAGCGATGTATTGAAGACCACCTCGCCAGAACACTCACCCTTGGCGCCATAGCCCTCACCGCGGAAGATGCGCCCGTCTTCGAGCGCAAGAATCGCCTGCATCGCTTCTCCGTCGAGTGGATTCATTCGATGTTACCAAAGAATCGCCCTCAAAGCAGCAAGGAACTGGGCCTGCATGGCAGAGATGGCCATTTTCCTGCGATTTCGGAGGATTTATTTTTTGGCGCACACCCCGGCAAGAGTGCCGGAGCAGCAATGCGGTGGTGCGGGAACAAATCGGAAGATGCGCCTAGCGCACCACGCCCATCTTCCCCGTCGGCCAGTAGACAAACGCCGCCTTGCCATAGATCAGGTTTCGCTCCACGGGACCGAAGTCGCGGCTGTCGCTGGAGATGGAGCGGTGGTCGCCCATCACAAAGTACTCGTTGGCGGGGATCACCATTCGGTCCACCGAGCGCCCGTCAAAGTAGCGGCGCGGCACATAGGGCTCCGAAATCGCCTTGCCGTTGACAAAAACGCTGCCCCGGTCGATACGCAGCTCGTCGCCGGGCAGCGCAATGACGCGCTTGATGTAACTCTTCTCCGGATCGCGAGGGTAGTAGAACACCACCACGTCGCCACGCTCTATCTTCTCGAAGTGATATACGAACTTGTTGATGAACAGCCGATCCTGATCTTCGAGGCGGGGCAGCATGCTGGTTCCCTCTACCTTTACCGGCTGATAGAGGAAGGTGATGATGAGCACGGAGGCAGCGATCGACACCAGCAGGTCGCGCAACCATATCCGCAGGTTGCGCGGCGTCCCGGGCTCGGAAGAAACAGCGGCTTCTTCGATGGATGAGTCTGGGTTTGGGGCTTGGGGTGTGGAGTCGAAGCTACTGTCTTCCATCATTCTCTACTCAGCGGAAATCTGTTCCCGCCTATACTTTCAGCATACAGTGCAATCTCAGTCGCAGCCAAGAGTTCCAAGCGGACAAAGCATGCCCGATGGCTTTCGCGGCTTAGGCAGCGGCTGTTGTTGCGCAGATGGAATATAGGCGGGCTGCCCCACAGCATTCCCGGGCTTCAGATTCTCTTCCTGCAGAATCAGCGGCCGCTGCAGCAACATCTCGACAACCGTGCCCTGGGGTATGTTCACATCCTCACCCCGCTGGAAGAGCGTGTAGATTCCACCCGCCAGCGCTCCTGCGAGAGATCCGTAGCCGACACCCTGGCCCAGGTTTCCCGTAGCTGCTCCGCCGATGACGCCACCCTCCGCGCCTATGGCTGCTCCCTTGAGCACGGTGCCCGCGTCTCGCCCCTTGTTGGCAGGCTGCTCGATAGTACCTTCGCCGTCCTTCACCTTTGCCCCGGCAGACCCTGGCAGGCTATTCACGACTCCGGGAATCTCCACCACGGAGCCGTTAGGAAAGATCAGCGAGGTGAAGTGCATTCCCACCTGCGCCCGCCCCTTGACGCGGCCAGGGCGGATCACATGATCCACCGTCCCTTGAACGTAGACTCCGGCGGGAATCAGGACGCGATTGCCAGCAACCACCGGGAAGGTCGAGACCAGGTAGACGCCATCTCCTGGCTTGGCAGACTTCGTATTCACTGCGCTCGTAAGCGAGAGGAGAATCTTTGTGCCTTGAGGAACCACATAGCTCGCAGGGGCAGTTGCAGGGGCGGCCGCTGCGGATTCCGGAGCAACCGGGGCGGCCGGATCTCCCGATGCAGGCACGGATTGCCCCTGCGCTCCTGCGATCGAAATTGCCAGCAACCCTGCCATCCACCAGCCCGCTTGTCCCCGCATGGATCCTCCTGGCACACCTGATTTATGCGTTCTTATAGACGTATTCTTGCCTTCTCTTAAAGACAGCTTTCTGCTTTCTTTTCTATACCTATAGACGGACGCAACGGCCCGCATGGTAGCCGCCTCGAGCGGGTTTAGCCACTCCTCCGTCCTGCCGCCTCCAGATATCGCGCCCTTTCACAAAAATGAGGCGCTTCATGCTCCGCACCTTGGGTTAGGCGTTACCATGGGAGTTCTCTGAAAGGGCAATGGCGTCAATGTCCCAGCATCCTGCAAATCTTCCAGACTCCGCCGCAGAGCAGAGCAGCCGCTTCTCCGCAGCCTACTCCGTGCTGCAGTCTGCAATTGCCGAGCACGCCTTCCCTGGCGCTGCCTTCGGGGTTCTATGGCACGGCCAGGTAGTGGCGATGGACGGCGTGGGGCGGTTTACCTATGAAGAAGAGAGTCCGCTGGTCGCCCCCGGCACGGTCTTTGACGTAGCCAGCCTTACCAAGGTTATTGCCACCACCTCCGCCGCGATGATTCTTCACGACCGGGGCGTGCTCGATCTCGACATGCCACTGGGCGATGTGCTTCCAGGATTCGTAATCGGGAAGCAGCCCGGCAGCCCGAAGCAGCACGTCACGATCCGCATGCTGTTGGCGCATTCGTCCGGCTTACCCGCCTACAAAAAATTGTTTGAAACGGCTACGACCCCCTATGAACTCCTGCGCGCCTGCCTGCAGATGCCGCTCGAAGCCGCTCCGATGGAGCGCGCTGTCTATTCGGACATAGGCTTCCTGCTGCTTGGCAAGGCGCTGGAGGTTCTCGCCGGCGAACCGCTGCACAGCTTCTGCGGACGGGAGGTCTTTACGCCGCTCGGCCTTCAGAGCACGCGCTTCTGCCCACCCCAGGAGTGGCGCTCCTCGATTCCCCCAACTGAGTACGACACTACCTTCCGGCATCGCATCCTCCAGGGAGAGGTCAACGACGAGAACTGCTCTATACTGGGCGGCTGCTCCGGCCATGCAGGTCTCTTCTCGTCTGTACCCGATCTGCTCAGCTATGCAAAAGTAATCCTCGAACCGAAGGCCGAACCATCCGTCTTCCACCCGCAGACCGTCTCCCTCTTCGCAACCCGGCGTGTGTTTCCAGCGGGGACATCCAGGGCTCTGGGCTGGGATACTCCCGCGGAGCCTCGCTCCTCCGGCAGATACTTCGGGCCGCACTCCATCGGGCACCTGGGCTTCACCGGCACCTCCATCTGGATCGACCTGGAGCGCGAACTTGCCGTGGTCCTGCTGACGAACCGCACTTGGCCCGACCGTTCCAACCAGTCCATCAAGCAGGTTCGCCCTGCGTTTCACGACGCTATCGTGAACGGGTTGGCGGGATCCTAACGAACAGATTGGCGTTATCTTGGCGGTATCGTAACGAGTTTTGTCCCTGAAAACGTTGCCAGGGTGTTTCCCCGTGTAAATTCAACTTCAAGGCAAGACAAGTTGACGCTAGAATTGTAATTAGGCAGAGTTGGGGAACAAATCACAATGGCTAGCATCATGACCTCACACACGGATTCCAGCAGTGAAGGAAAACCACAGGATCCGTTAAGCAATCTTCAGGGGCTCACGACAGAGAGCTCCAACGAGGCCTCCCAGGGATTTGACACAAAATCGGCCCTCGAGATTGCCCGCATCATCAATCATGAAGACTCAAAGATCGCCGGCGCTGTGAAGAAAGCCCTGCCGGAGATCGCCTTGGTGATTGATTCGGTCGCGCGAAGCCTGCGCGACGGCGGACGACTGATCTACATTGGCGCCGGATCCAGCGGACGTATCGCCGCCCTTGACGCATCCGAGTGCCCGCCCAGCTACTCGACGGCTCCTCAGCAGATACAGTACATCATGGCTGGCGGCCCAAAAGCTCTCGCATCCGCCGTCGAAGTCAACGAAGATTCTGAGGAGTTGGGCCAGCGCGATATTGCCAGAAGGCGCCCCACCCGTAAGGACATCGTGGTGGGACTTTCCGCCAGTGGCCGTACTCCCTACGTGGTCGCCGCGGTGGCCTATGCCCGCGCTCGCGGCGCTGTGACAGCCGCCGTCACCTGCAACCACAACACACCACTCTCCGCTGTTGCCGACATCAGCGTAGTCGCAGAGGTCGGGCCCGAAGTGGTCTCCGGCTCCACGCGTATGAAGGCCTCCACCGCGCAAAAGATGATCCTGAACATGATCACGACCGGGGCCATGACGCGGCTTGGCTATGTGTACGAAAACCTGATGGTGAACGTGCACATGCAGAACTCCAAGCTTGTGGAGCGCGGCATCAATATCCTGATGCGCGCCTGCAATATCGATCGCGAGACGGCGGTAAATACCATTAAGTCGGCAGGACGCAGCGTTCCCGTCGCCCTGGTAATGTTGAAGGCCAACGTGGATAAGCCCGAAGCAGTCCGCCGCCTGGCCCGGTCTGACGGCAACGTCCGCCTCGCCATCGAAGACACAACCCTCGAACTGTAGCTCCGCGGGCGCGCGTCCAGGCTCGCGTCTCAGCGGCAAATTCCACAGAAGAAACGGCAGGATCATGGACAAGTTCGTAATTCGCGGCGGCAACCCGCTGCTGGGAACGATCCGCGTAAGCGGCGCCAAGAACTCTGCCCTCCCCTGCATGGCCGCCGCCATCCTCACCGAGGATGAAGTCGTTCTGGAAAACATACCGCAGGTGAGGGACATTGAGACGGAGCGCAAGCTCCTGGTCTCCATGGGTGCCGAGGTCGAGTTAGGCTACGGTCGCGCCCAGCATCGCACCACGATCAGCTGCCGCCTGCTCTCGGACCCCGTCGCCAAATATGAGATCGTCAAGACCATGCGGGCATCCTCGTTGGTGCTGGGCCCGCTCATCGCACGCACCGGAATGGCACGGGTCGCGATGCCCGGCGGATGCGCCATCGGAGGGCGTCCCATCGATCTGCACATCAAGGCCCTGGAACAGATGGGCGCAACCATCGTGCAGCAGCACGGCTATCTTGAGGCACGCGCGGAACGCCTGAAAGGCGCGCACCTGCTCTTCGATAAGATTACCGTTACCGGCACCGAGGATCTGCTGATGGCTGCGGTACTGGCCGAAGGGGAAACCCTGATGGAGAACTGTGCGCGCGAGCCTGAGGTTACCGACCTGGCCGCGCTGCTGGTAGCCATGGGTGCGCGGATTGAGGGCGCAGGCACCTCCACCATTCGCGTCCAGGGCGTAGAGAAGCTCCACGGAGCTCGCCATCGCATTAATCCGGATCGCATCGAAGCGGGCACCTTCCTGGTTGCCGGCGTCATTACTGGCGGAGATCTCTGCGTGGCAAACTGCAATCCAGCCCACCTATCGGCTGTCATCCACAAGCTGGAGGAGTGCGGAGCACGGATCGACATTCTCAGCGAAGATTCAATCCGCGTTCGCAGCGAAGGCAATTTGAAGGGCACCGATGTTTCAACCGAGGAGTATCCCGGCTTCCCCACCGACATGCAGGCGCAATACATGGCGCTGCTGACGCAGGCCGAAGGCTCCTCCGTCGTTAAGGAAAACATCTTCGAGAACCGCTTCATGCATGTTCAGGAGCTGATTCGCATGGGCGCGAATATCAAGCTCGATGGGCGCACGGCCACAGTCCGCGGCAAGACTCCGCTCTCCGCCGCAGCGGTGATGTGTTCCGATCTGCGCGCCTCGGCTTCTCTTGTGCTGGCGGCCCTGGTGGCCGACGGAGAGTCGATCCTCGATCGCGTGTACCACATGGATCGCGGCTACGAGCGCATCGAAGAGAAGTTGCGCAGCGTTGGAGCCCAGATCCGCCGCATGGGGAACGTCTTCAATACCCGCCGGGAAACCGTTGGAACCGGAAGTTAGATCCAAGCATTCCATCAGCAAAAGGAGTCGCCATGCCTGAAGATCGCATCCTGCGCGAACAACTGGTCGAACTGCTTCACGGCGGAAGTGCACACGCCGATGCGGGTACTGTTCTGGAAGATTTCCCTGCCGACAAGTGGTCCTTCAAACCCAATGGAGCCCCCTGGAGCTCCTGGCAATTGCTGGAACACATCCGTATTGCGCTGGATGATCTGCTGGATTTTTGCAGGAATCCCGAATATGTGGCTCCTAAGTGGCCGGAAGAATATTGGCCCAAAGAGGAATCTCCTGCCAACGCAGAAGCATGGGATAAATCCGTTGCTGCCGTCCTTGGGGGGCTCCAGTCCTTGGAACATCTCATCAAAGATGAAAAATCGAATCTGTTCGCCAGGATTCCGTGGGGAGACGGCCAGACGCTACTGCGCGAGGTACTGCTCGCCGCCGATCACACGAGCTATCACCTGGGACAAATCGTACTGCTGCGCAAGCAGATGAATGCCTGGTCCGGTTAGCGCCGCGCCCACAGCTCTGCTCTTCAGAGAGATCCTTCATCGTGCTGGCGCCCGGTTTCCCTGGCACTTGGCACTAGGCATCAAAAGCCATCGCAGTGGAGCGTACCTTTTGACTCGAAACCGCCAATGTGGAATAGGTCGCTTGAGTTAAGGGCCGCCGCTCCCGCCGTGGGAGCTCCGCGTTGTAGAGCGTATATCCCTTATCGAAAAGAAACGCGGTTACCTCTGCGGCAATTCCCTCGAAGACCTCGCAGATCAAGTCGGGCTTATGCTCGTCGAGCAACCGGGATGCCCCGCGAAGAACTCGGAGGTCAGCCCCTTCCGCATCGATCTTGATCAGATCCGGCGGAGGAATTTGTGTCGCCAGCCAATCCAGGGTGACGCTTAATACACTTTGGGTTTCGCGCACCCCACCCCCCTGGCCTCCCTCAAAAACCGACAGAGAATTTGCCGCCCGTGCGCGCTGCGCAATATGGAAATCCAAAACGCCGAATGACTCACTCACAGCGCATGGAATCACCGTAACAGGAGCCGCGCCGTCATTCTTGAGGCGCGAGGAGCGGCGCAATAAATCTACGAGATATGTGTCCGGCTCGACAGCAAATACCTTGCCGGCAGAGCCCGCCAGCCCTGCCGCAGCGAAAGAAAACAGTCCCAGATTTGCTCCGATATCCCAAGTCACCGAGTTGGGTTGGACTAATTCTTTGGCGAGATT from Acidisarcina sp. encodes the following:
- the carA gene encoding glutamine-hydrolyzing carbamoyl-phosphate synthase small subunit, coding for MNPLDGEAMQAILALEDGRIFRGEGYGAKGECSGEVVFNTSLTGYQEIFTDPSYAGQIVVLTNPQIGNYGTNSADNEAARPFIEGLVTREFSPISSNWRSELVADEYLERSKIPIISEIDTRALVRHLRTYGVMRGVIATFEDGATVDSDALVAKARAIRKMDGTDLAKVVTTKASYDWTPTDPRNHDSSQDANRGSVVSAAKDERPELHVVAYDFGIKYNILRMLTREGCRVTVVPAQTSPEDVLALNPDGIFLSNGPGDPEPVTYAQESIRRLAGKKPIFGICLGHQLIGLALGGKTYKLKFGHHGGNHPVQHVPSGKVEITAHNHNFAVDPDSINQSEVELTHVDLNDNTLEGLRHKSLPLFSVQYHPEASPGPHDSNYLFHDFRKMMEEWKK
- the lepB gene encoding signal peptidase I; this translates as MMEDSSFDSTPQAPNPDSSIEEAAVSSEPGTPRNLRIWLRDLLVSIAASVLIITFLYQPVKVEGTSMLPRLEDQDRLFINKFVYHFEKIERGDVVVFYYPRDPEKSYIKRVIALPGDELRIDRGSVFVNGKAISEPYVPRRYFDGRSVDRMVIPANEYFVMGDHRSISSDSRDFGPVERNLIYGKAAFVYWPTGKMGVVR
- a CDS encoding serine hydrolase domain-containing protein, encoding MASMSQHPANLPDSAAEQSSRFSAAYSVLQSAIAEHAFPGAAFGVLWHGQVVAMDGVGRFTYEEESPLVAPGTVFDVASLTKVIATTSAAMILHDRGVLDLDMPLGDVLPGFVIGKQPGSPKQHVTIRMLLAHSSGLPAYKKLFETATTPYELLRACLQMPLEAAPMERAVYSDIGFLLLGKALEVLAGEPLHSFCGREVFTPLGLQSTRFCPPQEWRSSIPPTEYDTTFRHRILQGEVNDENCSILGGCSGHAGLFSSVPDLLSYAKVILEPKAEPSVFHPQTVSLFATRRVFPAGTSRALGWDTPAEPRSSGRYFGPHSIGHLGFTGTSIWIDLERELAVVLLTNRTWPDRSNQSIKQVRPAFHDAIVNGLAGS
- the murQ gene encoding N-acetylmuramic acid 6-phosphate etherase — protein: MASIMTSHTDSSSEGKPQDPLSNLQGLTTESSNEASQGFDTKSALEIARIINHEDSKIAGAVKKALPEIALVIDSVARSLRDGGRLIYIGAGSSGRIAALDASECPPSYSTAPQQIQYIMAGGPKALASAVEVNEDSEELGQRDIARRRPTRKDIVVGLSASGRTPYVVAAVAYARARGAVTAAVTCNHNTPLSAVADISVVAEVGPEVVSGSTRMKASTAQKMILNMITTGAMTRLGYVYENLMVNVHMQNSKLVERGINILMRACNIDRETAVNTIKSAGRSVPVALVMLKANVDKPEAVRRLARSDGNVRLAIEDTTLEL
- the murA gene encoding UDP-N-acetylglucosamine 1-carboxyvinyltransferase: MDKFVIRGGNPLLGTIRVSGAKNSALPCMAAAILTEDEVVLENIPQVRDIETERKLLVSMGAEVELGYGRAQHRTTISCRLLSDPVAKYEIVKTMRASSLVLGPLIARTGMARVAMPGGCAIGGRPIDLHIKALEQMGATIVQQHGYLEARAERLKGAHLLFDKITVTGTEDLLMAAVLAEGETLMENCAREPEVTDLAALLVAMGARIEGAGTSTIRVQGVEKLHGARHRINPDRIEAGTFLVAGVITGGDLCVANCNPAHLSAVIHKLEECGARIDILSEDSIRVRSEGNLKGTDVSTEEYPGFPTDMQAQYMALLTQAEGSSVVKENIFENRFMHVQELIRMGANIKLDGRTATVRGKTPLSAAAVMCSDLRASASLVLAALVADGESILDRVYHMDRGYERIEEKLRSVGAQIRRMGNVFNTRRETVGTGS
- a CDS encoding DinB family protein, coding for MPEDRILREQLVELLHGGSAHADAGTVLEDFPADKWSFKPNGAPWSSWQLLEHIRIALDDLLDFCRNPEYVAPKWPEEYWPKEESPANAEAWDKSVAAVLGGLQSLEHLIKDEKSNLFARIPWGDGQTLLREVLLAADHTSYHLGQIVLLRKQMNAWSG
- a CDS encoding FkbM family methyltransferase, which produces MSRGRVFRRRFSRQYGGAQLFVTPECGLRYLRSNLESVDTCLLNLAKELVQPNSVTWDIGANLGLFSFAAAGLAGSAGKVFAVEPDTYLVDLLRRSSRLKNDGAAPVTVIPCAVSESFGVLDFHIAQRARAANSLSVFEGGQGGGVRETQSVLSVTLDWLATQIPPPDLIKIDAEGADLRVLRGASRLLDEHKPDLICEVFEGIAAEVTAFLFDKGYTLYNAELPRRERRPLTQATYSTLAVSSQKVRSTAMAFDA